From a region of the Acanthochromis polyacanthus isolate Apoly-LR-REF ecotype Palm Island chromosome 3, KAUST_Apoly_ChrSc, whole genome shotgun sequence genome:
- the notum2 gene encoding LOW QUALITY PROTEIN: carboxylesterase notum2 (The sequence of the model RefSeq protein was modified relative to this genomic sequence to represent the inferred CDS: deleted 4 bases in 3 codons; substituted 1 base at 1 genomic stop codon), producing the protein MKILGQIAFLLLLGGIWCQNNRNSKPGARTTKKSGGNQGQALEALEPQLNQDQDSAAAARTAGQQTDDMRLHFLKNTQVTCNDGTPAGFNLKEFRGSRRWLLFLEGGFCCYSKETCDSRYQNIPRLMSSSVWPQTKRGSGILSSQAEENPHWHNANIVFIPYCSSDVWSGIGPAPTPPPKSRQGREKERDRNTNATEYTFMGSLIIREVIKDLIPKGIKQAKVVMLSGTSAGGIGVLLNIERVASQLEQLGAEAQVRGLVDSGWFLENELQGLVNCPGEASCSFEHPMKIGFRLWNGVVPDRCRQLYKRGEEWQCIYGHKIYSTLTCDAPVVVQWLYDEEQLRGENIYVGGQSMSVEQWQYLQNLGLKFKNSLRDVTGVFAASCISHSAISKSNWMTFQVRGTSLPSPARALQCWDRSLETRAFTAWNACAQXHSDPCDQATQQELTLLQMLVAMGLDLQKLGLDPQGGADSLASMVSNGG; encoded by the exons ATGAAGATACTGGGCCAGATTGCTTTCTTGCTG TTGCTCGGGGGAATCTGGTGTCAGAACAACCGCAATTCAAAGCCGGGTGCCAGGACCACCAAGAAATCTGGTGGGAACCAAGGAC AGGCGCTGGAGGCACTGGAGCCTCAGCTGAATCAGGAccaggactctgctgcagcagctcgAACTGCTGGACAACAGACAGATGACATGAGGCTCCACTTCCTCAAG AACACCCAAGTTACGTGTAATGATGGAACACCAGCTGG TTTTAACCTAAAGGAGTTCAGAGGAAGCCGTCGATGGTTGTTATTTCTGGAGG GTGGCTTTTGCTGCTACAGCAAAGAGACCTGTGATTCCAGGTACCAAAATATCCCCCGACTAATGAGCTCATCAGTGTGGCCCCAAACTAAAAGAG GAAGTGGAATATTGTCTTCTCAAGCGGAGGAAAACCCACACTGGCATAATGCAAACATTGT GTTCATCCCATATTGTTCCAGCGATGTATGGAGTGGCATTGGACCTGCCCCAACCCCTCCTCCAAAGTCACGACaaggcagagagaaagaaagagatagAAATACAAATGCAA CCGAGTATACCTTCATGGGGTCCCTGATAATCCGTGAGGTCATCAAAGATCTCATCCCTAAAGGAATCAAGCAGGCCAAGGTTGTCATGCTGTCTGGCACAAG CGCTGGTGGAATAGGAGTTTTGTTAAACATTGAGAGGGTGGCCAGCCAGCTGGAGCAGCTTGGTGCTGAGGCTCAGGTTCGAGGTCTGGTGGACTCTGGTTGGTTTCTGGAGAACGAGCTGCAGGGGCTAGTAAACTGCCCAGGAGAGGCTTCCTGCTCATTTGAACATCCAATGAAGATAGGGTTCAG GCTGTGGAATGGGGTTGTCCCTGATAGATGTCGCCAGCTCTAtaagagaggagaggaatggCAGTGCATCTATGGTCACAAAATATATTCTACATTGACCTGTGA CGCCCCTGTTGTTGTGCAGTGGCTATATGACGAGGAGCAGCTGAGAGGGGAGAACATCTACGTGGGAGGACAGAGTATGTCGGTGGAACAGTGGCAATACCTGCAGAACCTGGGCTTGAAGTTCAAAAACTCACTGAGAGATGTCAC GGGTGTCTTTGCTGCATCCTGCATCTCCCACAGTGCAATTAGCAAAAG TAATTGGATGACTTTCCAAGTTAGAGGCACCTCCCTACCA AGCCCTGCACGAGCCCTGCAATGCTGGGACAGGAGTCTGGAGACGCGAGCCTTCACAGCCTGGAATGCCTGTGCCCAGTGACACTCTGACCCTTGTGACCAGGCCACCCAGCAGGAGCTTACCCTGCTCCAGATGCTGGTAGCCATGGGCCTTGACCTCCAGAAGCTGGGCCTTGATCCCCAGGGAGGTGCAGATTCTCTGGCCAGCATGGTTAGCAATGGTGGCTAA
- the coq7 gene encoding 5-demethoxyubiquinone hydroxylase, mitochondrial: protein MALLRHNCAPRPPPDVQCQLAHICCFFHNADILLTSTHRAARTAFCDWSHVVSPAMIRQCLKCRAVPVLQQSARAYSIFPTPLDSEEKEMLHRIVRVDHAGEYGANRIYAGQMAVLGRSKTGPLIQEMWDQEKKHLQKFNEILSENRVRPTALLPLWNIAGFALGASTALLGKEGAMACTVAVEESISAHYNSQIRALMEKDPERYTELLQVIKEFRDDEIEHHDTGLEHDAEMVPGYWLMKNVIQLGCKVAIYVSQRV from the exons ATGG CGTTATTACGTCATAATTGTGCGCCTCGTCCACCCCCTGACGTTCAATGTCAGCTGGCACACATTTGCTGTTTCTTTCATAACGCGGATATTTTACTAACTTCCACGCATAGAGCCGCACGCACAGCTTTCTGTGACTGGTCTCACGTTGTTAGTCCGGCGATGATTCGTCAGTGTCTAAAATGCAGAG CGGTTCCAGTTCTGCAGCAGAGCGCTCGTGCTTACAGTATCTTTCCAACCCCACTTGACAGCGAGGAGAAGGAGATGCTGCACCGAATTGTGCGTGTGGACCATGCAGGTGAATACGGTGCCAACCGCATCTACGCTGGCCAGATGGCAGTGTTGGGTCGATCTAAAACTGGACCTCTCATCCAG gaAATGTGGGATCAAGAAAAGAAACACCTGCAGAAATTCAATGAAATTCTCTCTGAGAACAGAGTTCGACCCACAGCACTGTTACCACTGTGGAACATTGCTGGGTTTGCATTAG GGGCATCCACTGCACTGCTGGGTAAGGAGGGGGCCATGGCCTGCACTGTGGCGGTGGAGGAGAGTATCTCAGCGCACTACAACAGCCAGATAAGAGCTCTGATGGAGAAAGATCCAGAGAGATACACTGAACTGTTACAA GTGATAAAGGAATTTAGAGATGATGAGATTGAGCATCATGACACAGGACTGGAGCATGATGCTGAAATG gTACCTGGATACTGGCTGATGAAAAATGTAATACAACTTGGCTGCAAAGTTGCAATATATGTTTCTCAACGTGTCTAA